GACGATGAGACCGCGCTGGCCCTTGCCGACGGGGGCGACCAGGTCGATGATGCGCTGGGTCAGCTTCTCGGGTCCGGTCTCGAGGCGCAGGCGCTCCTGCGGGTAGAGCGGCGTGAGGTTGTTGAACTCCACGCGCGTCGCGGCGTCGTCGACCGACAGGCCGTTGATCGAGTCGACCTTGACCAGAGCGTTGTACTTCTGGCGGCTGGACTGCTCGTTCTCGCGCGGCTGCTTGATGGAGCCGACGACGGCGTCGCCCTTGCGCAGGTTGTACTTCTTGACCTGGCCGAGCGAGACGTAGACGTCGCTGGGTCCGGGCAGGTAACCGGTGGTGCGCACGAAAGCGTAGTTGTCGAGCACGTCCAGGATGCCGGCGATCGGGACGAGAACGTCGTCCTCGCTGATCTCGGAGTCGAACTCGTCGCCCGTCGTGTTCGGGCCGCGGCGCTTGTTGCGCTGACGGTTGCGGTTGCTCGTTCCGCCCTGCTGCTGCGCCTGCTGACCGTTCTGCGAACCGCCGTCGCGCTGACCGCCCTGCTGGGGGGCCTCAGCCTCGTCGCCGCCCGTGGCGGGCTGCGCCTCGGGCTTGTCGGCGGCGTCGGGCTTGTTGCGGTTGCGGTTGCGTGACCGGTTGCGGCCACGCCCACGGGCCGGCGTCTCGTCGGCGGTGTCGTCGGTCGCGGGGGTTTCCGCGGCGTCGGAAGCGGTCTCGCTCGCGGTGTCCTCGCTCGCGGTTTCCTCGCTCGCGGCGTCCTCGGGCGCGGCGGCGTCAACGGAAGCGGCGTCCTCCGCGGGAGTTGCTTCGGCCTCGTTGACGGCCGGCGTCTCCTCCGTCGCGGCGGCGTCATCCGCGACGTCGGCGGCGGTGGTCACGGGCGTCGTGGCCTCGGGGGCGACGACGGCCTCCGGAGCGGCCTCGGCCTCGGGAGTGGCTTCTGCCTCGGCGGAAGCAGCGGCTTCCGCAGCGGCGGCTTCGGCAGCCGCCTTCTCCTTGGCCGACGCGGTGGTGGCGCGACGGGGCGCACGCTTACGCGGGGCCTTGACGGGCTTCTCCGCGACAGCGGGCTCGTCGGCAGCAGGCTCCGCGGCGGGCTCGGTCGACGCCTCGGCGGCGGGGGTGTCAGCGGCGGGTTCTTCCACCGCCGGCACCTCTGCGGTGAGGGTGTCGTCGGTGAACAACGCCTCGGGCTGCGCGGCGTCCGCAGGCGCGGCCTCGGTGTCCGAGGCGTCTACGCCCTCGGCATCCGGGGTCTCGACGGCCGCTTCGGCCTGGTCGGTGTCAGTGCCCTGCGCCTCGGCCGAAAGCTCTTCGGCGGGGATCTCGGCGCCCTCGGGCGCGTCGACGGGCTGGGTCTCGGAGATGGACTCCACGAGTGCTCCTCAGAAAATGAAACGTGATCAGATCGCGCTTCGCCATGCAGAACGCAGACGAAGAGACACCAGCGGTTCGGGAGACTGCAGCCGATACCGGGTTCGCGATGTGTTGCGGATTTCGCAGGTGGTGCAGAGGCTCAGATTCGCGACTTACGCGGAACCCTCTGCGTTTTTCACTGTACCACCCTTGACGTCGACGGCGAGCATGAGCGCCTGCCACGGGGTGTCGACGACGGATGCCATGAGATCCGCCGCGGCCAGGCGCTGCCCCGGACCGTCGGCGAGCACGAGCACGCTCGGCCCCGCACCGGAGACGACGGCCGCATATCCGGCGGCGCGAAGGGCCCGCACGAGCCGATCGGTCTCGGGCATCGCCTGCGCGCGGTAGTTCTGGTGCAGCTTGTCTTCCGTCGCCGCCATGAGCAGCTCGGGGCTCTGCGTCATCGCGGCGATCAACAGGGCCGAGCGCGACACGTTGAACACCGCGTCCTCGCGCGGCACCTGCAGCGGCTGCAGGCTGCGCGCGACGGCGGTCGACATCGTGAAGCTCGGCACGAAGACCAGCGGCGACACACCGCGGTGCACGATGAGCTGCTTGTGCTGGGGGCCTTCGGCATCCATCCACGCGATGGTGAGTCCGCCGAACAGGCCGGGCGCGACGTTGTCGGGGTGACCCTCCAGCTCGGTGGCCAGGCGCAACAGGTCGACGTCGGTGAACGCGACCTCGCCCTCGAGCAGGCCCTTGGCGGCCAGGATGCCGGCGACCACCGC
This portion of the Microbacterium testaceum StLB037 genome encodes:
- the rho gene encoding transcription termination factor Rho, whose amino-acid sequence is MESISETQPVDAPEGAEIPAEELSAEAQGTDTDQAEAAVETPDAEGVDASDTEAAPADAAQPEALFTDDTLTAEVPAVEEPAADTPAAEASTEPAAEPAADEPAVAEKPVKAPRKRAPRRATTASAKEKAAAEAAAAEAAASAEAEATPEAEAAPEAVVAPEATTPVTTAADVADDAAATEETPAVNEAEATPAEDAASVDAAAPEDAASEETASEDTASETASDAAETPATDDTADETPARGRGRNRSRNRNRNKPDAADKPEAQPATGGDEAEAPQQGGQRDGGSQNGQQAQQQGGTSNRNRQRNKRRGPNTTGDEFDSEISEDDVLVPIAGILDVLDNYAFVRTTGYLPGPSDVYVSLGQVKKYNLRKGDAVVGSIKQPRENEQSSRQKYNALVKVDSINGLSVDDAATRVEFNNLTPLYPQERLRLETGPEKLTQRIIDLVAPVGKGQRGLIVAPPKAGKTIVLQQIANAIAHNNPEVHLMVVLVDERPEEVTDMQRTVKGEVIASTFDRPAEDHTTVAELAIERAKRLVELGRDVVVLLDSITRLGRAYNLSAPTSGRVLTGGVDASALYPPKRFFGAARNIENGGSLTILATALVETGSKMDDVIFEEFKGTGNSELRLSRQLADKRIFPAVDVNASSTRREEMLLSPDEVKITWKLRRALAGLEPQQALEVVLGKLKETQSNVEFLVQMQKSIPAPSRGGDDNSIR
- the thrB gene encoding homoserine kinase gives rise to the protein MSSGPGRRVAVRVPATSANLGPGFDTLGLALSVYDELVVEQLDGDRLEIEVEGEGTADVPRDASHLVVRAMAHTYASVGRTLPGLRLTAHNVIPHGRGMGSSGAAVVAGILAAKGLLEGEVAFTDVDLLRLATELEGHPDNVAPGLFGGLTIAWMDAEGPQHKQLIVHRGVSPLVFVPSFTMSTAVARSLQPLQVPREDAVFNVSRSALLIAAMTQSPELLMAATEDKLHQNYRAQAMPETDRLVRALRAAGYAAVVSGAGPSVLVLADGPGQRLAAADLMASVVDTPWQALMLAVDVKGGTVKNAEGSA